A single Lactuca sativa cultivar Salinas chromosome 8, Lsat_Salinas_v11, whole genome shotgun sequence DNA region contains:
- the LOC111884810 gene encoding pentatricopeptide repeat-containing protein At1g61870, mitochondrial — MAMAAYLSRIARLSASHQNPVRTFSSSITPFSSFRALKSAIKTEEDPLKIAKLFELSISIPTFRRFRPLFTLSVHKLSRSKRFDLIDRILTNSITSSPPPQLASEGYWLRIAMLYSQVGMVDNALQLFDKMLQQQNCTLTEKSLCGILSVMIDNKIYDDKLQQTFEAFVTKTGISPGVKSYNLILKAHCKGGHVDEAQALIEKMETENNVHPNIDSYNILLGGYLDSKKKSAFDMVVKQINEKGLEHNLTTYNHRILRYCKNKECVRAKKLLDEMISKGVEPNSCSYNTIIFGFCKVGDLESAKKLLEQMVSDGYVKAPSFGYYTLMKHMVDEGEFDGGLEICKDIIQKKWVPPFEATGLLVNGLVKNSKADEAKEIVMKFKNRLNGPALQSWGKIEATLPI; from the coding sequence ATGGCAATGGCGGCATACCTTTCTAGAATCGCTAGGCTCTCTGCCTCCCATCAAAACCCAGTACGAACCTTCTCCTCATCCATAACCCCTTTTTCATCATTTCGCGCTTTGAAATCTGCTATCAAAACAGAAGAAGACCCACTTAAGATCGCCAAACTCTTCGAATTATCCATTTCGATACCCACATTTAGACGCTTTCGACCTCTCTTTACCCTATCCGTTCACAAGCTCTCTCGATCCAAACGCTTCGACCTTATCGACCGCATactcaccaactccatcaccagTTCCCCTCCTCCTCAGCTTGCTTCCGAAGGCTACTGGCTCCGGATCGCGATGTTATACTCCCAGGTAGGAATGGTTGACAATGCACTCCAACTGTTCGACAAAATGCTTCAACAACAGAACTGCACCCTCACTGAAAAATCACTTTGTGGGATTCTGTCTGTGATGATAGATAACAAAATTTACGATGATAAATTGCAACAGACGTTCGAGGCTTTTGTAACCAAAACAGGTATTTCCCCTGGTGTAAAATCctataatttgattttaaaagCCCATTGTAAAGGAGGTCATGTGGATGAGGCTCAGGCATTGATTGAGAAGATGGAAACCGAAAACAATGTGCATCCAAACATTGATTCCTACAACATATTGCTGGGAGGTTACTTGGATAGCAAGAAAAAGAGTGCGTTTGATATGGTGGTGAAACAGATCAACGAGAAAGGTTTGGAACATAACTTGACCACTTACAATCACAGAATCTTGAGGTATTGCAAGAACAAAGAGTGTGTTAGGGCAAAGAAGCTGTTGGATGAAATGATATCAAAAGGAGTTGAACCTAATTCTTGTAGCTATAATACTATTATCTTTGGATTTTGTAAGGTAGGAGATTTGGAATCTGCTAAAAAGCTTCTTGAACAAATGGTTAGTGATGGGTATGTAAAGGCACCATCGTTTGGTTATTACACATTAATGAAGCATATGGTTGATGAGGGAGAATTTGATGGGGGATTGGAAATATGCAAAGATATCATACAGAAGAAATGGGTTCCTCCATTTGAAGCCACTGGGCTTTTGGTCAATGGATTGGTCAAGAATTCAAAAGCTGATGAGGCAAAGGAAATTGTAATGAAGTTCAAGAATCGGCTCAATGGGCCTGCTTTACAATCATGGGGAAAGATTGAAGCTACCCTTCCTATATAA